A single window of Paroedura picta isolate Pp20150507F chromosome 8, Ppicta_v3.0, whole genome shotgun sequence DNA harbors:
- the PSTK gene encoding L-seryl-tRNA(Sec) kinase isoform X3, with the protein MTQKADDASVWPMGLCVFCGLPAAGKTTVARALSDCLEKQKGWLCVRLTYDDLMPPEAFSQSETSQEGQQSLAYNWKFYRHELLVYLEHFLQALIKGYHYLPPPKGTEVTWKNFVGCLKEQGLISLGADDTVSCQHLINITALRPTYFILDDNFYYRSMRYEVYQLARKYSLGFCQLFLDCQVEICLQRNCQRTQPLPEETIYAMAQKLEVPNSEKYTWEQNSLIFKSSEDTLEENLQMLNFLSFTLENPVKPLEENTEFKEADRALCAASFLHQADQSVRRIVSQTMKNAKGYLKHLH; encoded by the exons ATGACGCAGAAGGCAGACGATGCCTCCGTGTGGCCGATGggattgtgtgtgttttgtggccTTCCGGCAGCGGGCAAAACAACCGTGGCACGAGCGCTCAGCGACTGTTTGGAGAAGCAAAAGGGGTGGCTTTGCGTTCGCCTCACCTACGACGATCTTATGCCTCCGGAAGCGTTCAGCCAATCAGAGACGAGCCAGGAAGGACAGCAGTCATTG GCCTATAACTGGAAATTCTACAGGCATGAATTATTGGTGTACCTTGAACACTTCCTGCAGGCTCTTATTAAAGGATACCATTATTTGCCTCCTCCAAAAGGAACTGAAGTAACTTGGAAAAACTTTGTTGGCTGTTTAAAAGAGCAAGGCTTAATATCTCTGGGAGCAGACGACACAGTATCTTGTCAACATTTAATCAATATTACCGCTCTCAGaccaacatattttattttagatgACAACTTTTATTATCGAAGTATGAGATATGAAGTGTACCAATTAGCTCGCAAAT ATTCACTGGGCTTCTGTCAGTTGTTTTTAGACTGTCAGGTTGAGATCTGTCTCCAGAGAAATTGTCAGAGAACTCAGCCATTACCTGAGGAAACCATATATGCAATGGCACAGAAGTTGGAAGTTCCAAATTCAGAGAAATACACATGGGAGCAGAACAGCCTCATTTTTAAGAGTTCAGAAGATACTTTGGAGGAGAA TCTCCAGATGCTCAATTTCTTGTCTTTTACTTTGGAAAATCCAGTTAAACCACTGGAAGAAAATACAGAATTCAAG GAAGCTGATCGAGCTCTTTGTGCAGCCAGTTTCTTGCATCAAGCTGACCAGTCTGTCCGGCGAATTGTCTCTCAAACAATGAAGAATGCAAAAG GTTACCTGAAACACCTCCACTGA
- the PSTK gene encoding L-seryl-tRNA(Sec) kinase isoform X4, whose translation MTQKADDASVWPMGLCVFCGLPAAGKTTVARALSDCLEKQKGWLCVRLTYDDLMPPEAFSQSETSQEGQQSLAYNWKFYRHELLVYLEHFLQALIKGYHYLPPPKGTEVTWKNFVGCLKEQGLISLGADDTVSCQHLINITALRPTYFILDDNFYYRSMRYEVYQLARKYSLGFCQLFLDCQVEICLQRNCQRTQPLPEETIYAMAQKLEVPNSEKYTWEQNSLIFKSSEDTLEENLQMLNFLSFTLENPVKPLEENTEFKDWQRHSSFPFSRKLIELFVQPVSCIKLTSLSGELSLKQ comes from the exons ATGACGCAGAAGGCAGACGATGCCTCCGTGTGGCCGATGggattgtgtgtgttttgtggccTTCCGGCAGCGGGCAAAACAACCGTGGCACGAGCGCTCAGCGACTGTTTGGAGAAGCAAAAGGGGTGGCTTTGCGTTCGCCTCACCTACGACGATCTTATGCCTCCGGAAGCGTTCAGCCAATCAGAGACGAGCCAGGAAGGACAGCAGTCATTG GCCTATAACTGGAAATTCTACAGGCATGAATTATTGGTGTACCTTGAACACTTCCTGCAGGCTCTTATTAAAGGATACCATTATTTGCCTCCTCCAAAAGGAACTGAAGTAACTTGGAAAAACTTTGTTGGCTGTTTAAAAGAGCAAGGCTTAATATCTCTGGGAGCAGACGACACAGTATCTTGTCAACATTTAATCAATATTACCGCTCTCAGaccaacatattttattttagatgACAACTTTTATTATCGAAGTATGAGATATGAAGTGTACCAATTAGCTCGCAAAT ATTCACTGGGCTTCTGTCAGTTGTTTTTAGACTGTCAGGTTGAGATCTGTCTCCAGAGAAATTGTCAGAGAACTCAGCCATTACCTGAGGAAACCATATATGCAATGGCACAGAAGTTGGAAGTTCCAAATTCAGAGAAATACACATGGGAGCAGAACAGCCTCATTTTTAAGAGTTCAGAAGATACTTTGGAGGAGAA TCTCCAGATGCTCAATTTCTTGTCTTTTACTTTGGAAAATCCAGTTAAACCACTGGAAGAAAATACAGAATTCAAG GACTGGCAGAGACATAGCAGTTTTCCTTTTTCTAGGAAGCTGATCGAGCTCTTTGTGCAGCCAGTTTCTTGCATCAAGCTGACCAGTCTGTCCGGCGAATTGTCTCTCAAACAATGA
- the PSTK gene encoding L-seryl-tRNA(Sec) kinase isoform X2, producing the protein MTQKADDASVWPMGLCVFCGLPAAGKTTVARALSDCLEKQKGWLCVRLTYDDLMPPEAFSQSETSQEGQQSLAYNWKFYRHELLVYLEHFLQALIKGYHYLPPPKGTEVTWKNFVGCLKEQGLISLGADDTVSCQHLINITALRPTYFILDDNFYYRSMRYEVYQLARKYSLGFCQLFLDCQVEICLQRNCQRTQPLPEETIYAMAQKLEVPNSEKYTWEQNSLIFKSSEDTLEENLQMLNFLSFTLENPVKPLEENTEFKEADRALCAASFLHQADQSVRRIVSQTMKNAKAQLLSSFLSSC; encoded by the exons ATGACGCAGAAGGCAGACGATGCCTCCGTGTGGCCGATGggattgtgtgtgttttgtggccTTCCGGCAGCGGGCAAAACAACCGTGGCACGAGCGCTCAGCGACTGTTTGGAGAAGCAAAAGGGGTGGCTTTGCGTTCGCCTCACCTACGACGATCTTATGCCTCCGGAAGCGTTCAGCCAATCAGAGACGAGCCAGGAAGGACAGCAGTCATTG GCCTATAACTGGAAATTCTACAGGCATGAATTATTGGTGTACCTTGAACACTTCCTGCAGGCTCTTATTAAAGGATACCATTATTTGCCTCCTCCAAAAGGAACTGAAGTAACTTGGAAAAACTTTGTTGGCTGTTTAAAAGAGCAAGGCTTAATATCTCTGGGAGCAGACGACACAGTATCTTGTCAACATTTAATCAATATTACCGCTCTCAGaccaacatattttattttagatgACAACTTTTATTATCGAAGTATGAGATATGAAGTGTACCAATTAGCTCGCAAAT ATTCACTGGGCTTCTGTCAGTTGTTTTTAGACTGTCAGGTTGAGATCTGTCTCCAGAGAAATTGTCAGAGAACTCAGCCATTACCTGAGGAAACCATATATGCAATGGCACAGAAGTTGGAAGTTCCAAATTCAGAGAAATACACATGGGAGCAGAACAGCCTCATTTTTAAGAGTTCAGAAGATACTTTGGAGGAGAA TCTCCAGATGCTCAATTTCTTGTCTTTTACTTTGGAAAATCCAGTTAAACCACTGGAAGAAAATACAGAATTCAAG GAAGCTGATCGAGCTCTTTGTGCAGCCAGTTTCTTGCATCAAGCTGACCAGTCTGTCCGGCGAATTGTCTCTCAAACAATGAAGAATGCAAAAG ctcaacttctgagttccttcctgtcttcctgttAG
- the PSTK gene encoding L-seryl-tRNA(Sec) kinase isoform X5, producing MTQKADDASVWPMGLCVFCGLPAAGKTTVARALSDCLEKQKGWLCVRLTYDDLMPPEAFSQSETSQEGQQSLAYNWKFYRHELLVYLEHFLQALIKGYHYLPPPKGTEVTWKNFVGCLKEQGLISLGADDTVSCQHLINITALRPTYFILDDNFYYRSMRYEVYQLARKYSLGFCQLFLDCQVEICLQRNCQRTQPLPEETIYAMAQKLEVPNSEKYTWEQNSLIFKSSEDTLEENLQMLNFLSFTLENPVKPLEENTEFKEADRALCAASFLHQADQSVRRIVSQTMKNAKECGQ from the exons ATGACGCAGAAGGCAGACGATGCCTCCGTGTGGCCGATGggattgtgtgtgttttgtggccTTCCGGCAGCGGGCAAAACAACCGTGGCACGAGCGCTCAGCGACTGTTTGGAGAAGCAAAAGGGGTGGCTTTGCGTTCGCCTCACCTACGACGATCTTATGCCTCCGGAAGCGTTCAGCCAATCAGAGACGAGCCAGGAAGGACAGCAGTCATTG GCCTATAACTGGAAATTCTACAGGCATGAATTATTGGTGTACCTTGAACACTTCCTGCAGGCTCTTATTAAAGGATACCATTATTTGCCTCCTCCAAAAGGAACTGAAGTAACTTGGAAAAACTTTGTTGGCTGTTTAAAAGAGCAAGGCTTAATATCTCTGGGAGCAGACGACACAGTATCTTGTCAACATTTAATCAATATTACCGCTCTCAGaccaacatattttattttagatgACAACTTTTATTATCGAAGTATGAGATATGAAGTGTACCAATTAGCTCGCAAAT ATTCACTGGGCTTCTGTCAGTTGTTTTTAGACTGTCAGGTTGAGATCTGTCTCCAGAGAAATTGTCAGAGAACTCAGCCATTACCTGAGGAAACCATATATGCAATGGCACAGAAGTTGGAAGTTCCAAATTCAGAGAAATACACATGGGAGCAGAACAGCCTCATTTTTAAGAGTTCAGAAGATACTTTGGAGGAGAA TCTCCAGATGCTCAATTTCTTGTCTTTTACTTTGGAAAATCCAGTTAAACCACTGGAAGAAAATACAGAATTCAAG GAAGCTGATCGAGCTCTTTGTGCAGCCAGTTTCTTGCATCAAGCTGACCAGTCTGTCCGGCGAATTGTCTCTCAAACAATGAAGAATGCAAAAG AGTGTGGCCAATGA
- the PSTK gene encoding L-seryl-tRNA(Sec) kinase isoform X1, with the protein MTQKADDASVWPMGLCVFCGLPAAGKTTVARALSDCLEKQKGWLCVRLTYDDLMPPEAFSQSETSQEGQQSLAYNWKFYRHELLVYLEHFLQALIKGYHYLPPPKGTEVTWKNFVGCLKEQGLISLGADDTVSCQHLINITALRPTYFILDDNFYYRSMRYEVYQLARKYSLGFCQLFLDCQVEICLQRNCQRTQPLPEETIYAMAQKLEVPNSEKYTWEQNSLIFKSSEDTLEENLQMLNFLSFTLENPVKPLEENTEFKEADRALCAASFLHQADQSVRRIVSQTMKNAKDNNLAASEMKSLAQELNKLKVGFLEDLKHQYNEKKQCYSSSILATNTSLFHQQSNDIAKKYLSGM; encoded by the exons ATGACGCAGAAGGCAGACGATGCCTCCGTGTGGCCGATGggattgtgtgtgttttgtggccTTCCGGCAGCGGGCAAAACAACCGTGGCACGAGCGCTCAGCGACTGTTTGGAGAAGCAAAAGGGGTGGCTTTGCGTTCGCCTCACCTACGACGATCTTATGCCTCCGGAAGCGTTCAGCCAATCAGAGACGAGCCAGGAAGGACAGCAGTCATTG GCCTATAACTGGAAATTCTACAGGCATGAATTATTGGTGTACCTTGAACACTTCCTGCAGGCTCTTATTAAAGGATACCATTATTTGCCTCCTCCAAAAGGAACTGAAGTAACTTGGAAAAACTTTGTTGGCTGTTTAAAAGAGCAAGGCTTAATATCTCTGGGAGCAGACGACACAGTATCTTGTCAACATTTAATCAATATTACCGCTCTCAGaccaacatattttattttagatgACAACTTTTATTATCGAAGTATGAGATATGAAGTGTACCAATTAGCTCGCAAAT ATTCACTGGGCTTCTGTCAGTTGTTTTTAGACTGTCAGGTTGAGATCTGTCTCCAGAGAAATTGTCAGAGAACTCAGCCATTACCTGAGGAAACCATATATGCAATGGCACAGAAGTTGGAAGTTCCAAATTCAGAGAAATACACATGGGAGCAGAACAGCCTCATTTTTAAGAGTTCAGAAGATACTTTGGAGGAGAA TCTCCAGATGCTCAATTTCTTGTCTTTTACTTTGGAAAATCCAGTTAAACCACTGGAAGAAAATACAGAATTCAAG GAAGCTGATCGAGCTCTTTGTGCAGCCAGTTTCTTGCATCAAGCTGACCAGTCTGTCCGGCGAATTGTCTCTCAAACAATGAAGAATGCAAAAG ATAATAACCTTGCTGCAAGTGAGATGAAGAGCTTGGCACAAGAACTCAATAAGCTGAAAGTGGGATTCTTGGAAGATTTAAAGCACCAGTATAATGAAAAGAAACAGTGTTATTCATCAAGCATACTTGCTACCAACACATCTTTATTCCACCAGCAATCCAATGATATTGCTAAGAAATACTTGTCAGGCATGTAG
- the IKZF5 gene encoding zinc finger protein Pegasus isoform X1 yields the protein MGEKKPEPLDFVKDFQEYLTQQTQHVNMISGSVSGDKEAETLQGAGTEGDQNGLDHPSVEVSLDENSGVLVDGFERTFDGKLKCRYCNYASKGTARLIEHIRIHTGEKPHRCHLCPFASAYERHLEAHMRSHTGEKPYKCELCSFRCSDRSNLSHHRRRKHKMVPIKGTRPSLSSKKMWGVLQKKTSNLGYSRRALINLSPPSMVVQKPDYLNDFTHEIPNIQTEAYDSMTKPTETGGLPRDPQDLMVDNPLNQLSTLAGQLSSLPPENQTPPSPDVVPCQDEKPFMMQQPAAPAIPAVATSIPRSSPPTSPDPRPPHTQRNYSPIAGPSSDHSAHASTPSISNSQPSTPAPTLPVQDPQLLHHCQHCDMYFADNILYTIHMGCHGFENPFQCNICGCKCKNKYDFACHFARGQHNQH from the exons ATGGGTGAAAAGAAACCAGAACCTTTGGATTTTGTAAAAGATTTTCAGGAATATTTGACTCAGCAGACTCAACATGTGAACATGATTTCCGGCTCTGTTAGTGGGGACAAGGAAGCCGAGACGCTTCAGGGTG CAGGGACAGAAGGTGATCAAAATGGACTAGATCATCCTTCCGTGGAAGTGTCGCTGGATGAAAACTCAGGAGTGTTAGTAGATGGATTTGAAAGAACTTTTGATGGAAAATTAAAGTGTCGATATTGTAACTATGCCAGCAAAGGGACAGCACGTCTCATAGAACATATCAGAATTCACACAG GTGAGAAGCCACATCGATGCCATTTATGCCCCTTTGCATCTGCCTATGAACGTCATCTGGAAGCTCATATGCGATCACATACTGGTGAAAAACCTTATAAATGTGAACTGTGTTCCTTCCGTTGTAGTGACAGGAGCAACTTGTCACACCATCGCAGACGAAAACATAAAATGGTGCCTATAAAGGGAACAAGGCCTTCCCTTAGTAGCAAGAAGATGTGGGGAGTCCTGCAGAAGAAGACCAGCAACTTAGGATACAGCCGAAGAGCACTAATTAACTTGAGCCCGCCTTCCATGGTGGTTCAGAAGCCAGATTACCTTAATGACTTCACCCATGAAATCCCCAACATTCAGACTGAAGCATATGATAGTATGACAAAGCCAACAGAGACTGGTGGGCTGCCGAGAGACCCACAGGACCTTATGGTAGATAATCCTTTAAACCAGCTTTCCACTTTAGCAGGGCAGTTATCTAGTCTGCCTCCTGAAaaccaaaccccaccatcccctGATGTTGTACCTTGTCAAGACGAAAAGCCTTTTATGATGCAGCAGCCTGCTGCACCAGCTATTCCAGCTGTGGCAACAAGTATTCCTCGGAGCTCGCCCCCTACAAGCCCTGACCCTCGTCCTCCACATACTCAAAGAAACTACAGCCCAATCGCAGGCCCCAGCAGTGACCACAGTGCCCATGCCAGTACTCCAAGTATAAGTAACAGTCAGCCAAGTACTCCTGCACCAACTCTTCCAGTTCAGGATCCTCAGCTTCTGCATCACTGCCAGCACTGTGATATGTATTTTGCTGACAATATTCTTTATACTATTCATATGGGATGTCATGGATTTGAAAACCCTTTCCAGTGTAACATATGCGGTTGCAAGTGTAAGAACAAGTATGACTTTGCTTGCCACTTTGCCCGAGGCCAACATAATCAACATTGA
- the IKZF5 gene encoding zinc finger protein Pegasus isoform X2, with amino-acid sequence MGEKKPEPLDFVKDFQEYLTQQTQHVNMISGSVSGDKEAETLQGGTEGDQNGLDHPSVEVSLDENSGVLVDGFERTFDGKLKCRYCNYASKGTARLIEHIRIHTGEKPHRCHLCPFASAYERHLEAHMRSHTGEKPYKCELCSFRCSDRSNLSHHRRRKHKMVPIKGTRPSLSSKKMWGVLQKKTSNLGYSRRALINLSPPSMVVQKPDYLNDFTHEIPNIQTEAYDSMTKPTETGGLPRDPQDLMVDNPLNQLSTLAGQLSSLPPENQTPPSPDVVPCQDEKPFMMQQPAAPAIPAVATSIPRSSPPTSPDPRPPHTQRNYSPIAGPSSDHSAHASTPSISNSQPSTPAPTLPVQDPQLLHHCQHCDMYFADNILYTIHMGCHGFENPFQCNICGCKCKNKYDFACHFARGQHNQH; translated from the exons ATGGGTGAAAAGAAACCAGAACCTTTGGATTTTGTAAAAGATTTTCAGGAATATTTGACTCAGCAGACTCAACATGTGAACATGATTTCCGGCTCTGTTAGTGGGGACAAGGAAGCCGAGACGCTTCAGGGTG GGACAGAAGGTGATCAAAATGGACTAGATCATCCTTCCGTGGAAGTGTCGCTGGATGAAAACTCAGGAGTGTTAGTAGATGGATTTGAAAGAACTTTTGATGGAAAATTAAAGTGTCGATATTGTAACTATGCCAGCAAAGGGACAGCACGTCTCATAGAACATATCAGAATTCACACAG GTGAGAAGCCACATCGATGCCATTTATGCCCCTTTGCATCTGCCTATGAACGTCATCTGGAAGCTCATATGCGATCACATACTGGTGAAAAACCTTATAAATGTGAACTGTGTTCCTTCCGTTGTAGTGACAGGAGCAACTTGTCACACCATCGCAGACGAAAACATAAAATGGTGCCTATAAAGGGAACAAGGCCTTCCCTTAGTAGCAAGAAGATGTGGGGAGTCCTGCAGAAGAAGACCAGCAACTTAGGATACAGCCGAAGAGCACTAATTAACTTGAGCCCGCCTTCCATGGTGGTTCAGAAGCCAGATTACCTTAATGACTTCACCCATGAAATCCCCAACATTCAGACTGAAGCATATGATAGTATGACAAAGCCAACAGAGACTGGTGGGCTGCCGAGAGACCCACAGGACCTTATGGTAGATAATCCTTTAAACCAGCTTTCCACTTTAGCAGGGCAGTTATCTAGTCTGCCTCCTGAAaaccaaaccccaccatcccctGATGTTGTACCTTGTCAAGACGAAAAGCCTTTTATGATGCAGCAGCCTGCTGCACCAGCTATTCCAGCTGTGGCAACAAGTATTCCTCGGAGCTCGCCCCCTACAAGCCCTGACCCTCGTCCTCCACATACTCAAAGAAACTACAGCCCAATCGCAGGCCCCAGCAGTGACCACAGTGCCCATGCCAGTACTCCAAGTATAAGTAACAGTCAGCCAAGTACTCCTGCACCAACTCTTCCAGTTCAGGATCCTCAGCTTCTGCATCACTGCCAGCACTGTGATATGTATTTTGCTGACAATATTCTTTATACTATTCATATGGGATGTCATGGATTTGAAAACCCTTTCCAGTGTAACATATGCGGTTGCAAGTGTAAGAACAAGTATGACTTTGCTTGCCACTTTGCCCGAGGCCAACATAATCAACATTGA